In Methanofastidiosum sp., the genomic window TCTAGCTTGAACTCTACCTGTACCACCACATGCAGGACAAACTTTAGGTGGTAAGCCACCTTTAGATCCTGTGCCTTGACAATCTAAACATTTTAACCCTTTGTTCATTTTAAGAGATTTTTTTGTGCCAGTATAGGCTTCTTCAAGTGTTATAGATATGCCTGTTTTTAGATCTCTACCTCTTTGCGGTCTGTAAGTTCCACCTCTTTGGCCCGAAGACCCAAAAAATATGTCGAATATAGAATCGCCGAAACCTCCTCCGCCAAATCCGCCACCAAAAATGTCTTCCAAATCAGAGAAATGAGTAAAGTTACTCCATTCAAATCCTTCTCGGCCAAATTGACTGTTTACTCCGGCATGTCCATGTTTATCATAATTAGCTCTTTTGTTTTTATCCATAAGAACTTCGTAAGCTTCGGAAATTTCTTTAAATTTTTCTTCAGCTGCTTTATCGCCCTTGTTGAGGTCGGGATGATATTTCTTAGCAAGTCGCCTATATGACTTTTTTACTTCGTCATCTGTAGCATTTTTGTTTATTTCTAGAACTTCGTAGTAATCTCTTTTAGTCATCCTGAACCCTCAAAAAATAATAAAAAAATAAATTAATCTTTTTTATCTTCGTCTGTTACCTCAAAATCAGCATCATATACATTGTCACCAGTGTTAGTACCGCCTTCAGTCTTTGGTTCTTCATTTGGCTGCCCTTGTGCACTCTGTGTTTGTTGATAAATCTTAGTGCTTATTTCATACATCGATTTTGATAATTTCTCAGTCTTCTCATTTATTTCTTGAGAATTATTTCCGCTTATAGCATTTTTTAGTTCTGCTATTAATCCTTCTAATTCAGATTTTTTAGAGGAATCTATTTTATCTGCAAAGTCTTTAATCGCTTTTTCAGTTGTATAAATTACTGTATCCGCCTGGTTTCTTGCTTCTACCAATTCTTTCTTTTTTGTATCTTCCTGTGCATGAGCTTCGGCTTCTTTCTTTAGATTTTCAATCTCACTCTTAGATAAGTTAGCTGATGCTTGTATGGTAATACTCTGTTCTTTTCTAGTTCCTTTGTCTTTGGCTGTAACATTTAGAATTCCATTTGCATCAATATCAAATGTGACTTCTATTTGAGGGATACCTCTTGGAGCGGGGGGTATACCACTCAGAGTGAATTTACCAAGAGTATGATTGTCCGCTGCCATTGGCCTTTCCCCCTGGAGCACATGTATCTCTACTGAAGATTGATTGTCTGTTGCTGTTGAGAATACTTCGCTTTTCTTTGTAGGTATAGTTGTATTTCTATCAATCAATTTAGTAAATACTCCGCCAAAAGTTTCAATCCCTAAGGACAATGGTGTAACATCTAGAAGAAGTACATCTTTTACTTCACCTTTTAGCACTCCACCTTGAATTCCTGCGCCAATTGCCACACATTCGTCAGGATTTATGTCCCTTCTTGGCTCTTTTGCAAAGTACTGTTTTACATAATTGTAAACTTGAGGCATTCTTGTCGATCCACCTACAAGTAGAATGGAGTCTATATCTTCTGGCTCTACTTTTGCATCTGTCATTGCTTGCTGAATTGGTTTCATTGTCCTGTCTATAAGATCCTTTGTCATTGCTTCAAATCTTGACCTAGATAAGGATACTTCTAAATGCTTTGGACCAGATTCATCCGCAGTCAAATATGGTAGATTAATGGAAGTTTCAGTTAACCCGGACAATTCAATCTTTGCTTTCTCGGCGGCTTCTTTTAGACGTTGCATTGCCATTTTGTCTTTAGTTATATCCTTACCATACTGCTTTTTATATTCTTCAACTAACCACTCAACCACACGCTGGTCCCAATCGTCTCCACCAAGGTGTGTGTCACCATTAGTAGATTTTACTTCAAATACTCCTTCACCTATTTCAAGAATTGAAACATCGAAAGTACCTCCTCCAAGGTCATAAACAAGGACAGTCTGTTCTTCTTGTTTATCAAGTCCATATGCAAGAGTTGCTGCGGTAGGTTCGTTAATAATTCTTAAAACTTTAAGTCCGGCTATTTCTCCCGCATCTTTTGTTGCTTTTCTTTGAGAATCGTTAAAGTAAGCAGGTACGGTAATTACTGCTTCCGTGATTTTCTCTCCAAGGTACGCTTCTGCATCATCTTTCATTTTCTTTAGAATTTTTGCAGAAAGTTCTTCTGGAGTATAGTCCTTTCCCCCAAGAACAATCCTTACTTCTTGAGTATTCCCAGGTGTAATTGTGTACTGGATAATTTTCTTTTCACTATCAACTTCATCATATCTTCTACCAATAAATCTCTTAACTGAGTAAGCAGTATTCTCAGGATTCGAAACTATCTGATTTTTTGCAACTCTGCCTACTAGCCATTCTCCCTTAGATGAAACTCCTACGACTGAAGGCGTAGTTCTCCCACCCTCTGCATTTGGTATTACAAGGGGTTGGCCTTTATCCATTATAGACATACATGAATTTGTTGTCCCTAAATCAATTCCTAATACTTTTCCCATTATAGTTCACCTCTTGATTATAACATTATTATACTAATTATTCCTTTTTAGTTACTTTAACTCTTGATGGTCTTATTACCCTATCATTTAAAATATATCCCTTTTGAAACTCTTCTACTACTGTGTTATCATCTGATTCTTCCGAACAAATTGTAGCCAGTGCTTCATGATAAAATGGATCAAATTCTTTGCCTACGCATTCAATCTCACATAATCCGTGAGAACTAAGAACGTCCTTAAGATCTTTATAAATGAGTTCCATTCCTTTCAATACATCAACTTTATCTAGATTTTTCTTGTCTATCTCGCTATAAGCTTTTATTCCTCTTTCAATGTGATCGAGTACATTTAAAATACCCATAATTATTTCCTGTAACGCATATTTTTTAGTATCGTCTTTTTCTTTCTCTGTTCTTTTTTTAAGATTTTGAAAATCTGCTTCGCTCCGCAATAGTCTGTCATAATTTTCTTTTGACTTTGATTCACTTTCTGAAAGCCGTTTCTCTAGTTCAGAGATTTTATTTTCAAGTTCAGCGATTTTGTCTTCATTATTTTCAAGGATTTCATTCTCATCAGTCATTAAAACACCTAAATTTTTTGTAGATTTTATTCTCCCTTGGAA contains:
- the dnaJ gene encoding molecular chaperone DnaJ, yielding MTKRDYYEVLEINKNATDDEVKKSYRRLAKKYHPDLNKGDKAAEEKFKEISEAYEVLMDKNKRANYDKHGHAGVNSQFGREGFEWSNFTHFSDLEDIFGGGFGGGGFGDSIFDIFFGSSGQRGGTYRPQRGRDLKTGISITLEEAYTGTKKSLKMNKGLKCLDCQGTGSKGGLPPKVCPACGGTGRVQARRDTVFGTFATVTACNTCGGRGKVIVEKCPKCSGSGSVRGEKTISIDIPKGIEDGSTLRISQEGETGAAGGPPGDLYVEIRVIPHNKFKREGADLIYAQSIGIAQATLGCSLSVPTIDGKANVKVPAGTQPETILRLKGKGMPKLRGFGTGDLLVKVKVEIPKSLTSEEKDLLKKYAQIRHENLS
- the dnaK gene encoding molecular chaperone DnaK, whose translation is MGKVLGIDLGTTNSCMSIMDKGQPLVIPNAEGGRTTPSVVGVSSKGEWLVGRVAKNQIVSNPENTAYSVKRFIGRRYDEVDSEKKIIQYTITPGNTQEVRIVLGGKDYTPEELSAKILKKMKDDAEAYLGEKITEAVITVPAYFNDSQRKATKDAGEIAGLKVLRIINEPTAATLAYGLDKQEEQTVLVYDLGGGTFDVSILEIGEGVFEVKSTNGDTHLGGDDWDQRVVEWLVEEYKKQYGKDITKDKMAMQRLKEAAEKAKIELSGLTETSINLPYLTADESGPKHLEVSLSRSRFEAMTKDLIDRTMKPIQQAMTDAKVEPEDIDSILLVGGSTRMPQVYNYVKQYFAKEPRRDINPDECVAIGAGIQGGVLKGEVKDVLLLDVTPLSLGIETFGGVFTKLIDRNTTIPTKKSEVFSTATDNQSSVEIHVLQGERPMAADNHTLGKFTLSGIPPAPRGIPQIEVTFDIDANGILNVTAKDKGTRKEQSITIQASANLSKSEIENLKKEAEAHAQEDTKKKELVEARNQADTVIYTTEKAIKDFADKIDSSKKSELEGLIAELKNAISGNNSQEINEKTEKLSKSMYEISTKIYQQTQSAQGQPNEEPKTEGGTNTGDNVYDADFEVTDEDKKD
- the grpE gene encoding nucleotide exchange factor GrpE, with the protein product MTDENEILENNEDKIAELENKISELEKRLSESESKSKENYDRLLRSEADFQNLKKRTEKEKDDTKKYALQEIIMGILNVLDHIERGIKAYSEIDKKNLDKVDVLKGMELIYKDLKDVLSSHGLCEIECVGKEFDPFYHEALATICSEESDDNTVVEEFQKGYILNDRVIRPSRVKVTKKE